Proteins co-encoded in one Candidatus Acidiferrales bacterium genomic window:
- the pal gene encoding peptidoglycan-associated lipoprotein Pal: MQSSSIRRFLVLFSAFSFLIFAGACKKKTAPAPPPPAPAPAPAQPTVTLTASATAIQNGQSTTLSWTSTNATSLDLEPGVGQVAPQGSTNVSPTATATYTITATGPGGSATANVQITVSAPPPPPAQPPAAPDINALFNQNVTDAFFDYDKSDIRPDTRDALQKDAEFLRSYPQVNVTVEGHCDERGSEEYNLGLGQRRADAVKQYLVSLGISADRVKTMSWGKEHPFCTDHNETCWQQNRRGHFVMNQ; the protein is encoded by the coding sequence ATGCAGAGCAGCAGCATACGTAGATTTCTCGTGTTATTCAGCGCGTTTTCATTTCTCATTTTCGCAGGAGCTTGCAAGAAGAAGACGGCGCCCGCGCCGCCACCGCCAGCTCCAGCACCTGCACCGGCACAACCGACGGTGACGCTAACAGCGTCGGCGACGGCGATCCAGAACGGCCAGAGCACAACGCTGAGCTGGACTTCGACGAACGCAACGAGCCTGGATTTGGAGCCGGGAGTCGGGCAAGTTGCACCTCAGGGGTCGACGAACGTCAGCCCGACGGCTACAGCAACGTATACGATTACAGCAACCGGACCGGGAGGGTCGGCGACAGCAAATGTGCAAATCACCGTCTCCGCACCACCGCCTCCGCCAGCGCAACCACCGGCGGCACCGGACATAAACGCCTTGTTTAACCAGAACGTGACGGATGCGTTCTTCGACTACGACAAGTCCGACATTCGCCCGGATACGCGCGACGCGCTGCAGAAGGACGCAGAATTCCTGCGCTCCTATCCGCAGGTCAATGTGACCGTAGAGGGCCACTGCGACGAACGCGGGTCGGAGGAATACAACCTCGGGCTCGGACAGCGCCGAGCCGATGCGGTGAAACAGTATCTGGTTTCGCTGGGAATCTCAGCGGACCGCGTCAAGACGATGAGCTGGGGCAAAGAGCACCCGTTCTGCACCGATCACAATGAAACCTGCTGGCAGCAGAACCGGCGCGGCCACTTTGTCATGAATCAATAA